A genomic window from Streptomyces sp. WMMC940 includes:
- the ssd gene encoding septum site-determining protein Ssd has protein sequence MGPLIITEDPALLDDLLRLCAAAGAEPQVHHAVPEDAGGWEAAPLVLVGDDAAARCLGATRRRGVLLVGRDQDDPQVWRRAVEIGAECVLRLPDAEGWLVDRIADVAEGVGRPALTVGVIGGRGGAGASTLACALAVTAAREGRRTMLVDGDPLGGGLDVLLGGEQQEGRRWPDFAASRGRVAGGALEESLPSVHGLRVLSWDRGDSVTIPPEAMRSVLAAARRRGGVVVVDLPRRVDEGTAEALAQLDVGLLVVPGDLRAVSAARRVASAVRMVLGDLRLVVRGPWGPGLDERWVAEALELQLAGEIPLEAGLSADLDAGVPPGAGERDPLARFCSAFWARALTGGGAA, from the coding sequence TTGGGACCCTTGATCATTACGGAGGATCCGGCGCTCCTGGACGACCTGCTGAGACTGTGCGCCGCCGCCGGCGCCGAGCCGCAGGTCCATCACGCGGTGCCGGAGGACGCGGGCGGCTGGGAAGCGGCCCCACTGGTCCTGGTCGGCGATGACGCGGCCGCCCGGTGTCTGGGGGCCACTCGCAGACGCGGTGTGCTCCTCGTCGGGCGCGACCAGGACGATCCACAGGTGTGGCGCCGGGCGGTGGAGATCGGCGCCGAGTGTGTGCTGCGGCTTCCCGACGCCGAGGGCTGGCTCGTCGACAGGATCGCCGATGTCGCGGAGGGCGTGGGGCGGCCCGCACTGACCGTCGGTGTGATCGGCGGGCGTGGCGGGGCCGGTGCGTCCACGCTGGCCTGCGCGCTCGCCGTGACCGCGGCCCGTGAGGGCAGGCGCACGATGCTCGTCGACGGGGATCCGCTCGGCGGCGGCCTCGACGTCCTTCTCGGCGGGGAGCAGCAGGAGGGCCGGCGCTGGCCCGACTTCGCGGCCTCCAGAGGCCGGGTCGCGGGCGGCGCGCTTGAGGAGTCGCTGCCATCGGTGCACGGACTGCGGGTGCTCAGCTGGGACCGAGGGGACTCGGTGACGATTCCGCCGGAGGCCATGCGGTCGGTGCTGGCAGCGGCACGCAGACGCGGTGGAGTCGTCGTCGTGGACCTGCCCCGCCGAGTCGACGAAGGGACGGCTGAGGCGCTGGCGCAGTTGGACGTCGGGCTCCTCGTGGTGCCGGGCGACCTGCGTGCGGTCTCCGCCGCACGTCGGGTCGCGTCGGCCGTCCGCATGGTGCTGGGGGATCTGCGGCTCGTCGTCCGAGGGCCGTGGGGCCCGGGGCTGGACGAGCGGTGGGTGGCGGAGGCGCTGGAACTGCAACTGGCCGGTGAAATCCCGCTGGAGGCCGGACTGTCCGCCGATCTCGACGCGGGAGTTCCGCCGGGCGCGGGGGAGCGGGACCCGCTGGCCAGGTTCTGTTCCGCCTTCTGGGCACGGGCGCTCACCGGTGGAGGTGCGGCGTGA
- a CDS encoding oxidoreductase: MSTNASDPLAALGDLPGVADAVDSVRKAVDRVYGHRVMRRRSNEVTSEAALRGARASAALSGADWALEEVRRRTDFGSEAEARTVGAALRLTAEAGQLLSIWRQSPLRVLARLHLVAEGGVAPDESVGRPRLAGEKVDEPLIEAPLPDADEVAGRLDGLSGLVIAGSSAPALVMAAVVHGELLALRPFSSANGLVARAAERIVLIGSGLDPKSICPAEVGHAELGRTEYLEAFDGYLSGTPEGMGAWITHCGRAVELGVRESTAVCEALQRGAA; encoded by the coding sequence ATGAGTACGAACGCCTCTGACCCCTTGGCCGCACTGGGTGATCTTCCCGGGGTCGCGGATGCCGTGGACTCGGTGCGCAAGGCCGTCGACCGGGTCTACGGGCACCGCGTCATGCGCCGCCGCAGCAATGAGGTCACCTCCGAGGCGGCGCTCCGCGGGGCCCGGGCGTCCGCCGCGCTCTCGGGCGCGGACTGGGCGCTGGAGGAGGTGCGCCGGCGCACCGACTTCGGGAGCGAGGCGGAGGCTCGTACCGTGGGGGCCGCCCTCCGGCTGACCGCCGAGGCGGGACAGCTGTTGTCCATCTGGCGGCAGTCCCCGCTGCGCGTCCTGGCCCGGCTCCATCTGGTCGCGGAGGGCGGCGTCGCCCCCGACGAGTCGGTCGGCCGGCCGCGGCTGGCGGGGGAGAAGGTCGACGAGCCCCTGATCGAGGCGCCGCTGCCGGACGCGGACGAGGTCGCCGGGCGACTCGACGGGCTTTCGGGGCTGGTCATCGCGGGAAGTTCCGCCCCCGCACTGGTCATGGCCGCCGTGGTGCACGGCGAGCTGCTCGCCCTGCGCCCCTTCTCCTCGGCCAACGGGCTGGTCGCCCGGGCGGCGGAGCGCATCGTCCTCATCGGCAGCGGACTGGACCCCAAGTCGATCTGCCCCGCCGAGGTGGGTCACGCCGAGCTGGGCCGTACGGAGTACCTCGAGGCGTTCGACGGCTATCTGTCCGGGACCCCGGAGGGCATGGGCGCCTGGATCACCCACTGCGGCCGCGCCGTCGAACTCGGGGTGCGGGAGTCGACGGCCGTGTGCGAGGCGCTCCAGCGAGGAGCGGCGTGA
- a CDS encoding HAD family hydrolase produces the protein MLCVVENHSLPRTAAFFDLDKTVIAKSSALTFSKSFYHGGLINRRAVLRTAYTQFVFLAGGADHDQMERMRKYLSALCKGWNVQQVKEIVAETLHDLIDPIIYDEAASLIEEHHTAGRDVVIVSSSGAEVVEPIGELLGADRVVATRMVVGEDGCFTGEVEYYAYGPTKAEAVKELAAAEGYDLERCYAYSDSITDVPMLEAVGHPYAVNPDRALRREASSRGWPTLVFVRPVRLKQRIPGFTMPARPALLAAAAVGAAAATAGLVWYTNRRRSAAAFARI, from the coding sequence ATGCTCTGCGTCGTGGAAAACCACTCCTTGCCGCGCACAGCAGCCTTCTTTGACCTGGACAAGACGGTCATTGCGAAGTCGTCGGCGCTGACCTTCAGCAAGTCCTTCTACCACGGTGGGCTGATCAACCGCCGCGCCGTGCTCAGAACGGCGTACACCCAGTTCGTCTTCCTCGCGGGCGGGGCCGACCACGACCAGATGGAGCGGATGCGGAAGTACCTCTCCGCGCTCTGCAAAGGCTGGAACGTGCAGCAGGTGAAGGAGATCGTCGCCGAGACCCTGCACGATCTGATCGACCCGATCATCTACGACGAGGCGGCCTCCCTGATCGAGGAGCACCACACCGCCGGCCGCGACGTCGTCATCGTCTCGAGTTCGGGCGCCGAGGTCGTCGAGCCGATCGGCGAGCTGCTGGGCGCCGACCGCGTGGTGGCCACGCGGATGGTGGTCGGCGAGGACGGCTGCTTCACCGGAGAGGTGGAGTACTACGCGTACGGACCCACCAAGGCCGAGGCGGTCAAGGAGCTCGCCGCGGCCGAGGGGTACGACCTCGAACGCTGCTACGCCTACAGCGACTCCATCACCGACGTCCCGATGCTGGAGGCCGTGGGTCATCCGTACGCGGTCAACCCCGACCGGGCACTGCGCCGTGAGGCCTCCTCACGCGGCTGGCCGACGCTCGTCTTCGTCCGCCCGGTGCGACTGAAGCAGCGCATTCCGGGCTTCACGATGCCCGCGCGCCCCGCACTCCTCGCGGCTGCGGCGGTGGGAGCGGCAGCGGCCACCGCCGGCCTCGTCTGGTACACCAACCGGCGCCGCAGCGCCGCTGCCTTTGCCCGGATTTGA
- a CDS encoding ATP-binding protein codes for MKIAFVGKGGSGKTTLSSLFIRHLAAQQAHVVAVDADINQHLGAALGLDEQEAAALPAMGAHLPLIKEYLRGTNPRITSAETMIKTTPPGGGSRLLRVRENNPVYDACARTVRLDDGQIRLMATGPFTESDLGVACYHSKVGAVELCLNHLVDGPDEYVVVDMTAGSDSFASGMFTRFDMTFLVAEPTRKGVSVYRQYKEYARDFGVALQVVGNKVQGPDDLEFLRDEVGDDLLVTVGHSDWVRSMEKGRPPRFARLEEPNRAALRTLRQSADASCARRDWARYTRQMVHFHLKNAESWGNAKTGADLAAQVDPDFVLGEQAAQFSAPQPA; via the coding sequence ATGAAGATCGCTTTCGTGGGAAAGGGCGGTAGCGGCAAGACGACGCTGTCCTCGCTCTTCATCCGTCACCTCGCCGCACAGCAGGCCCATGTCGTCGCGGTGGACGCCGACATCAACCAGCACCTGGGCGCGGCGCTCGGGCTCGACGAGCAGGAGGCAGCGGCGCTGCCCGCGATGGGCGCGCACCTGCCGCTCATCAAGGAGTACCTGCGCGGCACCAACCCGCGGATCACCTCCGCGGAGACCATGATCAAAACAACGCCTCCGGGAGGAGGCTCGCGGCTGCTGCGCGTCCGTGAGAACAATCCGGTCTACGACGCCTGTGCCAGGACGGTACGACTCGACGACGGGCAGATCCGGCTGATGGCGACCGGCCCGTTCACCGAGTCGGACCTCGGGGTCGCCTGCTACCACTCCAAGGTCGGGGCGGTGGAGCTGTGCCTGAACCATCTCGTCGACGGCCCGGACGAATACGTCGTGGTCGACATGACGGCGGGCTCCGACTCCTTCGCCTCCGGCATGTTCACCCGGTTCGACATGACGTTCCTCGTGGCCGAACCCACCCGCAAGGGCGTCTCGGTGTACCGGCAGTACAAGGAGTACGCCCGGGACTTCGGAGTCGCGCTCCAGGTCGTCGGCAACAAGGTGCAGGGACCGGACGATCTCGAGTTCCTGCGTGACGAGGTGGGCGACGACCTTCTCGTGACCGTCGGGCATTCGGACTGGGTGCGGTCGATGGAGAAGGGCCGTCCGCCGCGGTTCGCCCGACTGGAGGAGCCCAACCGGGCCGCGCTGCGCACGCTGCGGCAGTCGGCGGACGCGTCCTGTGCGCGGCGCGACTGGGCGCGGTACACGCGGCAGATGGTGCACTTCCATCTGAAGAACGCGGAGAGCTGGGGCAATGCGAAGACCGGGGCCGACCTGGCAGCCCAGGTCGATCCCGACTTCGTGCTCGGCGAGCAGGCAGCGCAGTTCAGCGCGCCGCAACCGGCCTGA